Proteins found in one Panicum hallii strain FIL2 chromosome 4, PHallii_v3.1, whole genome shotgun sequence genomic segment:
- the LOC112891174 gene encoding transcription factor MYB97-like: MARSGGGVEGGGSCGGLKKGPWTQAEDKLLVDHVRRHGEGNWNAVRRETGLQRCGKSCRLRWANHLRPNLRKGPFSPEEERQILRLHGLIGNKWARISSHLPGRTDNEIKNYWNTRLKRRQRAGLPLYPPDVEREIALLRAQNVNPFADSDGNANASGSLPPPLLYDASNPFALPPTVPSPSGSASPLINQNYPLLNQMQGMQQVFHHLASQQSPQPVFHPHHQDSSGAAALGHGGFVSAGLPPLPTRPQAAELPSNQFDSSSSGSGGGLLESLLLGDDHLPRHNHPSMVKVSSMPALSYSYREPVSSRLPVHGAGSDSDDTSHCLPGEDMHHGATWNFTFEDVKPMKRRTPSEAGISDMFGVVAPGAVPGEWFGTCGGSTAPSPGPSSAVTDDEFGLEMQQFMSLLPLSIDEHSWNA; encoded by the exons AtggcgaggagcggcggcggggtggaggGAGGCGGCAGCTGCGGCGGGTTGAAGAAGGGGCCGTGGACGCAGGCGGAGGACAAGCTGCTGGTCGACCACGTGCGCCGGCACGGGGAGGGCAACTGGAACGCCGTGCGCCGGGAGACGGGGCTGCAGCGCTGCGGCAAGAGCTGCCGGCTCCGGTGGGCCAACCACCTCCGCCCCAACCTCCGCAAGGGACCCTTCTCCCCCGAGGAGGAGCGCCAGATCCTCCGCCTTCACGGCCTCATCGGCAACAAGTGGGCGCGCATCTCCTCGCAC CTGCCCGGGAGGACGGACAACGAGATCAAGAACTACTGGAACACGCGCCTCAAGCGCCGGCAGCGCGCGGGCCTCCCGCTCTACCCGCCGGACGTCGAGCGGGAGATCGCGCTGCTGCGCGCGCAGAACGTGAACCCGTTCGCCGACTCCGACGGCAATGCCAACGCCAGCGGCagcctcccgccgccgctcctctaCGACGCGAGCAACCCGTTCGCGCTGCCGCCGACCGTGCCGTCGCCCTCGGGCTCGGCCTCGCCGCTGATCAACCAGAACTACCCGCTCCTGAACCAGATGCAGGGGATGCAGCAGGTGTTCCACCACCTCGCCAGCCAGCAGTCGCCGCAGCCGGTGTTCCACCCGCACCACCAGGACAGCAgcggcgccgccgcgctcgGCCACGGCGGCTTCGTCTCCGCGGGCCTGCCGCCGCTGCCCACGAGACCGCAGGCGGCGGAGCTCCCTTCGAACCAATTCGACAGCTcgagcagcggcagcggcggcgggctgCTGGAGTCGCTGCTGCTCGGCGACGACCACCTGCCGCGGCACAACCACCCGAGCATGGTCAAGGTCAGCTCCATGCCCGCGCTCTCGTACTCGTACCGCGAGCCCGTCTCCAGCAGGCTGCCCGTCCACGGCGCCGGGAGCGACAGCGACGACACCTCGCACTGCCTGCCGGGAGAGGACATGCACCACGGCGCGACATGGAACTTCACCTTCG AGGACGTGAAGCCGATGAAGAGGAGGACGCCGAGCGAGGCGGGGATCTCCGACATGTTCGGCGTCGTCGCCCCGGGGGCGGTCCCCGGGGAGTGGTTCGGCACCtgcggcgggtcgacggcgccGTCGCCGGGGCCGTCGTCAGCCGTCACCGACGACGAGTTCGGCCTGGAGATGCAGCAGTTCATGTCACTGCTACCACTGTCGATTGACGAGCACAGCTGGAACGCGTAA